A genomic segment from Thermostichus lividus PCC 6715 encodes:
- the psbU gene encoding photosystem II complex extrinsic protein PsbU codes for MQRFGCWLALVYLLGVSLLGWMHWSAPTLAATAPAAEELVNVVDEKLGSSYGEKIDLNNTNIAAFIQYRGLYPTLAKLIVKNAPYQSVEDVLNIPGLTERQKETLRANLDKFTVTEVETALVEGGDRYNNGLYK; via the coding sequence ATGCAACGTTTTGGCTGCTGGCTAGCACTGGTGTATCTACTGGGGGTTAGCCTTCTCGGCTGGATGCACTGGAGCGCACCTACATTGGCTGCCACCGCACCCGCCGCAGAGGAACTGGTGAATGTGGTGGACGAAAAACTAGGCAGTTCCTATGGGGAAAAGATTGACCTCAACAACACTAATATTGCCGCATTTATCCAATATCGTGGTCTTTATCCTACGCTAGCAAAGCTCATTGTTAAAAATGCTCCCTACCAGTCGGTGGAGGATGTCCTTAATATCCCCGGTCTGACAGAGCGGCAAAAAGAAACGTTACGGGCAAATTTAGATAAATTTACGGTTACTGAGGTGGAAACTGCCCTTGTTGAAGGGGGCGATCGCTATAATAATGGGCTATACAAGTAA
- the nadB gene encoding L-aspartate oxidase, producing the protein MTAATSGFDVLIIGSGAAGLSAALALPTSYRIGLITKNDLQQSASGWAQGGMAAAIDPSDSPLLHAQDTLLAGAGLCDPESVRFLVQQAPAQVERLLAMGVAFDRQGDRPALTLEAAHSRPRVLHAADTTGQALVTTLLQQVAATANITLLPNSFVLDLWMESGVCRGVCLLRDRQIQWLSAGAVILATGGGGQVFSQTTNPPLSTGDGVAMAWRAGAQIRDVEFFQFHPTALNVPNAPRFLISEAVRGEGAHLVDNRGYRFVADYHPAAELAPRDVVSRAIYRHLQQSRAAHVWLDLRPIPRDRLHYRFPKIIAVCRQWGIDVEQQPIPVAPAAHYWMGGVLTNLQAQTTIPGLYAVGEVASTGVHGANRLASNSLLECFVFSAQLAHLQLTPRPVLIPQSTTSIDIDRIDISLAHLVAWRTQLRELIWQSAGICRDAPTLMAALTQVKTWRDQMPTPLQHRLPQHSVELGSAAIQTYLWQWGELRNLLDIAYLILKSALFREESRGGHYRQDYPQPDPAWQMHTLICGDRWQKAPIQSGDWQPQAHQHLDLHQF; encoded by the coding sequence TTGACTGCCGCGACGTCTGGGTTTGATGTTCTAATCATTGGCAGTGGAGCCGCGGGGTTAAGTGCAGCGTTAGCCCTTCCTACCTCCTATCGCATTGGGCTGATTACCAAGAATGACCTGCAGCAGTCTGCCAGTGGCTGGGCGCAGGGGGGGATGGCGGCGGCGATCGACCCCAGTGATTCCCCGTTATTACATGCACAGGATACCCTCTTGGCTGGAGCGGGGCTGTGTGATCCCGAGAGTGTTCGTTTTTTGGTTCAGCAGGCACCAGCGCAAGTGGAGCGCCTGCTGGCGATGGGGGTCGCCTTCGATCGCCAAGGCGATCGCCCAGCATTAACACTTGAAGCGGCTCATTCGCGACCGCGAGTCCTCCATGCTGCCGACACCACGGGGCAGGCATTAGTGACCACCCTATTGCAACAGGTGGCTGCCACAGCGAATATTACCCTGCTGCCCAACAGCTTTGTCTTAGACCTTTGGATGGAGTCTGGGGTGTGCCGCGGGGTATGTCTGTTGCGCGATCGCCAGATTCAATGGCTCAGTGCTGGGGCTGTCATTCTGGCAACAGGCGGCGGCGGCCAGGTCTTTTCCCAAACGACAAACCCACCCTTAAGCACCGGCGATGGGGTTGCCATGGCATGGCGAGCCGGGGCACAGATCCGCGATGTCGAATTTTTTCAGTTTCATCCAACCGCCTTGAACGTTCCCAATGCCCCCCGCTTTTTAATCAGCGAAGCGGTGCGAGGAGAAGGTGCTCATCTCGTTGATAACCGTGGGTATCGCTTTGTTGCCGACTATCACCCCGCCGCAGAATTAGCCCCTCGGGATGTGGTCAGCCGTGCCATCTACCGCCACTTACAACAGTCTCGCGCCGCCCATGTCTGGTTAGATTTACGGCCAATTCCCCGCGATCGCCTGCACTACCGTTTTCCCAAAATTATTGCCGTGTGTCGGCAGTGGGGCATTGACGTGGAGCAGCAGCCCATCCCGGTGGCCCCCGCTGCCCACTACTGGATGGGTGGCGTCCTCACCAATTTACAAGCCCAGACCACGATTCCCGGATTGTATGCCGTTGGCGAAGTCGCCAGTACAGGCGTGCATGGTGCCAATCGCTTGGCCAGTAACTCCCTGCTGGAGTGCTTTGTTTTTTCTGCCCAGCTAGCTCATCTTCAGCTTACCCCAAGGCCAGTGCTTATCCCCCAGAGCACCACCTCCATCGACATTGACAGAATTGATATTTCCTTAGCCCACCTTGTTGCTTGGCGTACGCAATTGCGCGAGCTGATCTGGCAGAGTGCTGGCATTTGCCGCGATGCCCCGACCCTCATGGCAGCCCTGACCCAAGTCAAAACGTGGCGAGACCAAATGCCCACCCCCCTCCAACACCGTCTCCCGCAACACAGCGTTGAACTGGGGAGTGCTGCCATACAAACCTACCTATGGCAGTGGGGAGAACTGCGTAATCTTCTAGATATCGCCTACCTGATTCTCAAAAGTGCTCTCTTTCGGGAGGAAAGCCGTGGTGGACATTATCGCCAAGACTACCCCCAACCCGACCCAGCATGGCAAATGCATACCCTTATCTGTGGCGATCGCTGGCAAAAAGCTCCGATTCAAAGCGGGGATTGGCAGCCCCAAGCGCATCAGCATCTAGACCTGCATCAATTCTAA
- the deoC gene encoding deoxyribose-phosphate aldolase: protein MTENTLFDLAPYIDHTQLDPLATIAAIDQCCAEAEQFKFATVCVMPVWVKRAVDYLHRTSVKVCTVVGFPSGAHTSETKLYEAQQAVEAGATELDVVLNLGWLKDGHTEAVYRDIAQICSETGVTVKAILETAVLTEDEIAVAVEICLDAGVAFLKTSTGWRGGATVADVKLLKRLSRDRVGIKASGGIRSREQALDLLAAGATRLGTSRSLELMQV from the coding sequence ATGACTGAAAATACTCTTTTTGACCTAGCGCCCTATATTGATCATACACAGCTTGACCCGCTGGCCACCATAGCTGCCATTGACCAGTGTTGTGCCGAGGCGGAACAGTTTAAGTTTGCCACGGTTTGCGTAATGCCGGTATGGGTGAAAAGAGCCGTGGACTACCTCCATCGCACCTCTGTCAAGGTTTGCACGGTGGTTGGTTTTCCCAGTGGTGCCCATACCAGTGAGACCAAGCTCTATGAGGCGCAGCAGGCGGTGGAGGCGGGGGCAACAGAACTGGATGTGGTCTTAAATTTAGGCTGGTTGAAGGACGGCCATACGGAAGCTGTGTATCGTGACATTGCCCAAATCTGTTCGGAGACGGGGGTGACTGTCAAGGCGATTTTAGAAACAGCGGTGCTCACGGAGGATGAGATAGCCGTAGCGGTGGAGATTTGTCTGGATGCGGGGGTGGCGTTTTTGAAAACGAGTACGGGCTGGCGGGGGGGTGCAACAGTAGCTGATGTTAAACTCCTGAAACGCTTAAGTCGCGATCGCGTCGGCATTAAGGCTTCAGGCGGCATTCGCAGCCGTGAGCAAGCTCTAGACCTTCTTGCCGCAGGGGCAACACGACTTGGCACGTCCCGAAGTTTAGAATTGATGCAGGTCTAG
- a CDS encoding DUF760 domain-containing protein → MEPTINPRTVQENAESLWNYLQNMDAEVVARLSRPSSPAMAVVMERHIGNLLGYLPAEGFEVSITTNREHLGRLLASAMMSGYFLRGAEQRLEFEQSLQGTIQGE, encoded by the coding sequence ATGGAGCCAACCATTAACCCACGCACAGTTCAGGAAAATGCTGAATCCCTTTGGAACTATCTGCAGAATATGGACGCAGAAGTGGTGGCTCGCCTGTCACGTCCTTCATCGCCAGCAATGGCAGTGGTGATGGAGCGCCATATTGGCAATTTATTAGGGTATTTGCCGGCAGAGGGATTTGAAGTATCCATTACCACTAACCGTGAACACCTCGGTCGCTTGCTAGCCTCTGCGATGATGAGTGGCTACTTCCTGCGGGGTGCGGAGCAGCGACTAGAGTTCGAGCAATCGCTCCAAGGGACAATTCAAGGGGAATAG
- the mutY gene encoding A/G-specific adenine glycosylase translates to MPHLKDAEGGYALGVPSLRSALLDWYQHHSRDLPWRHTRDPYAIWVSEIMLQQTQVATVLPYYHRWLDHLPTIQALAGAELDTVLKLWQGLGYYARARYLHCAAQQIMSEHQGQFPQNYAAVAALPGIGRSTAGAILSAAFDQAHPILDGNVKRVLSRLFALSIPPKQAETQLWVWSAQLLCPQQPRNFNQAIMDLGATICTPRQPLCHACPWQNHCRAHRYGLTQDIPRKMTSAPLPHKQIGVAVIWNNAGQILIDRRPPTGLLGGLWEFPGGKIEPRETVQECIRREIREELGIEVRVGEHLIDIDHAYSHFKVTLQVYYCHYESGTPQPLGCDAIRWVAPADLDQFPFPKANTLIIAAIRERGAPN, encoded by the coding sequence GTGCCGCATCTAAAAGACGCTGAGGGTGGGTATGCCCTAGGGGTACCCTCCCTTCGCAGTGCATTGCTGGACTGGTATCAACACCACAGCCGAGATTTACCATGGCGACACACTCGCGACCCCTACGCCATTTGGGTGTCGGAAATCATGCTCCAGCAAACCCAAGTAGCCACGGTTCTCCCCTACTATCACCGCTGGCTGGATCATCTACCAACCATTCAGGCCTTGGCAGGGGCAGAGTTAGACACGGTTCTCAAACTTTGGCAAGGGTTGGGGTACTATGCCCGTGCCCGTTATCTTCACTGCGCCGCTCAGCAGATTATGAGTGAGCATCAGGGGCAATTTCCCCAGAACTATGCCGCTGTTGCTGCCCTGCCCGGAATTGGCCGCAGTACGGCGGGGGCCATTCTCAGTGCTGCCTTTGACCAAGCCCACCCTATTCTGGATGGCAATGTTAAGCGAGTCCTTTCCCGTCTCTTTGCCCTTTCTATACCCCCCAAGCAGGCAGAGACGCAATTGTGGGTATGGTCAGCACAACTCCTGTGCCCGCAGCAGCCCCGTAATTTTAATCAAGCCATCATGGATTTGGGGGCGACCATCTGTACACCACGTCAACCCCTATGTCATGCTTGTCCATGGCAAAATCATTGCCGCGCCCATCGGTATGGATTAACTCAGGACATTCCCCGCAAAATGACCAGTGCGCCATTACCTCACAAGCAGATTGGTGTTGCCGTCATTTGGAACAATGCTGGCCAAATTCTCATTGATCGACGGCCACCGACCGGATTATTGGGGGGGCTGTGGGAGTTTCCGGGGGGCAAAATTGAACCTAGAGAAACGGTACAGGAGTGCATTCGCCGCGAAATCCGTGAAGAACTTGGTATTGAGGTTAGGGTTGGTGAGCACCTAATCGACATTGACCATGCCTACAGCCACTTTAAGGTCACACTACAGGTCTATTACTGTCATTATGAGTCGGGAACACCACAACCCCTTGGCTGCGATGCTATCCGTTGGGTGGCACCAGCGGATCTTGATCAATTTCCTTTCCCTAAAGCAAACACCCTGATTATTGCGGCCATCCGTGAACGTGGTGCACCAAATTAA
- a CDS encoding helicase-related protein: MTTDLTFFTNEPGATLLDRFKRTLSDVQYFDVLVGYFRTSGFHQLYDALETVDHIRILVGLTVDQKAFESIEVAQAQMNLDFESHKRTKEQIKDQVAKEIAQAQDSYDTELGVQKFIEFIQSGKLEIKAYPSANLHAKVYISRFGEGDRDFGRVITGSSNFSWSGLVANREFNVELKDRADVEFALAQFEALWADAVDISAEYVDTVQQRTWLNDTITPYELYLKFLYEYFKEDINLDEDDLDVYLPDSFMELAYQKQAVTSARKILDAYGGVFLADVVGLGKTYISALLAQQLQGGILVICPPVLRDYWRDTFFEFGIRGYEVESLGKLDALLQRDLKKFRYVLIDEAHRFRNEGTQAYDNLFRICAGKKVILVSATPLNNRISDIFNQLKLFQPARKSTIPGIPNLEQFFKALQKRLDQYSKDDPDYWITLKDVSQEIRTKVLRYVMVRRTRTEILNYYADDLKQQGLMFPRVAEPQKIIYQFDDKTEWVFNQTMQRLRRFSYARYTPLLYLRQQVSSFTRQSQRNIGGFMRAVLVKRLESSFYAFKRTLGRFIVSYEKFIAMFEQGTVLISKELDVYDLLERDDPEELLALIEQDAVQQYDATDFNDDFIRDLRSDLVLLQDIQAFWHQLEDDPKLNQFVADLQNHPHLKDQKVIIFTESKETGDYLYTNLDRVFPGQVMFYASGGGVYNQTGKPVSHNPAIAKALIQQNFDPQHSEPTDTIRILITTDVLAEGINLHRANVVVNYDLPWNPTRVLQRVGRVNRVGTVHEQVYIFNCFPTAQSEAQLGLEENIIAKIQAFHDTLGEDAKYLSDEEEVTTHELFGDRLYRTLNQRESYDREEGDERSELEYLQLLRQIRDRQPDLFDKIKNLPRKARTAQRVTLTPNPSPQGEGGRGDEGQLLTFFRQGALKKFFLSDGTAAQELDFFQAVDWLKCEPDTPKHPIPKSYYDLLQQNKDAFASLDDTADIAPASSRGGSSADKFVIQCLKAKEIRTFKGFTDADEEFLKAVRLAFEEGRIPKQTAKKVQEALKPIAGNPLKLLSALKKTVPMNLLVEPEPQMVHQWGSSREVVLSGYFYCPPCGKSIALHPPAPSPQGEGELEKPFPQGEGELEKPSP, translated from the coding sequence ATGACAACGGATCTGACGTTTTTTACCAATGAACCGGGAGCAACGCTGCTTGATCGCTTCAAGCGGACGCTGTCGGATGTGCAGTATTTTGATGTTTTGGTGGGTTATTTCCGAACAAGTGGGTTCCATCAACTGTATGACGCATTGGAAACCGTTGATCACATTCGGATTCTAGTTGGTCTCACAGTGGATCAAAAGGCGTTTGAGTCAATTGAAGTTGCTCAGGCTCAAATGAATCTGGATTTTGAGTCTCATAAACGAACGAAAGAGCAAATTAAGGATCAAGTTGCAAAGGAGATCGCGCAAGCTCAAGACTCCTATGATACGGAATTGGGCGTACAAAAATTCATTGAGTTTATTCAATCTGGGAAGTTAGAAATTAAGGCATATCCCAGCGCAAATCTCCATGCCAAGGTTTATATCAGTCGGTTTGGTGAGGGCGATCGCGACTTCGGGCGAGTGATTACGGGATCAAGCAATTTTTCCTGGTCAGGGTTAGTTGCCAACCGAGAATTTAATGTAGAGCTAAAGGATCGGGCAGATGTGGAGTTTGCCCTAGCGCAGTTTGAAGCGTTATGGGCGGATGCGGTTGATATTTCTGCTGAGTATGTTGACACCGTTCAACAACGAACCTGGCTTAACGATACAATCACCCCCTATGAGCTTTACCTCAAGTTTCTCTATGAATACTTTAAGGAAGATATCAATCTAGATGAAGACGATCTGGATGTGTATTTGCCGGACAGCTTCATGGAATTGGCGTATCAAAAACAGGCAGTCACATCAGCTCGTAAAATTTTGGATGCCTATGGGGGCGTATTTTTAGCCGATGTGGTGGGGTTGGGCAAAACCTATATCTCGGCATTATTGGCGCAACAGTTGCAGGGAGGGATTTTAGTCATTTGTCCTCCAGTGTTGCGTGACTATTGGCGAGATACTTTTTTTGAATTTGGGATTCGCGGCTATGAAGTCGAGTCACTGGGAAAGTTGGATGCCCTCTTGCAACGCGATTTAAAGAAATTTCGTTATGTGTTGATTGATGAGGCTCATCGGTTTCGGAATGAAGGAACCCAAGCGTATGACAATCTCTTCCGAATTTGTGCCGGGAAGAAGGTGATTTTGGTATCTGCAACGCCCTTGAATAACCGCATTAGCGATATCTTCAACCAGCTTAAGTTATTTCAACCTGCTCGAAAAAGTACCATTCCGGGGATTCCTAATCTTGAGCAATTCTTTAAAGCGTTACAAAAGCGATTAGATCAGTATTCCAAAGACGATCCTGATTATTGGATCACGTTGAAGGACGTATCGCAAGAGATCCGGACTAAGGTATTGCGATATGTGATGGTGCGTCGCACTCGAACTGAGATTCTCAATTACTATGCCGATGATTTGAAACAACAAGGATTGATGTTTCCTAGGGTGGCGGAACCGCAGAAGATCATTTATCAGTTTGACGATAAGACGGAATGGGTGTTTAACCAAACGATGCAGCGATTGCGGCGGTTTTCCTATGCCCGTTATACCCCACTGTTGTATTTGAGGCAGCAAGTATCTAGCTTCACACGCCAGAGCCAACGCAACATTGGCGGATTTATGCGTGCGGTTTTAGTGAAACGCTTGGAGAGTAGTTTTTATGCGTTTAAGCGAACCTTAGGGCGATTTATTGTGTCCTATGAAAAATTTATTGCCATGTTCGAGCAAGGCACCGTTTTGATCAGTAAAGAGCTAGATGTCTATGATTTACTGGAGCGAGACGACCCAGAGGAACTTTTAGCCTTGATTGAGCAAGATGCTGTACAGCAATATGATGCTACAGATTTCAACGATGATTTTATTCGCGATTTACGGTCAGATTTAGTTCTTTTACAGGATATTCAAGCCTTTTGGCATCAGCTTGAGGATGATCCAAAACTGAATCAGTTTGTGGCGGATCTGCAAAATCATCCTCACCTGAAAGATCAAAAAGTCATTATCTTCACAGAATCGAAGGAAACGGGCGATTATCTTTACACAAATCTAGATCGGGTTTTCCCAGGGCAGGTGATGTTCTATGCCAGTGGAGGGGGCGTTTATAACCAGACGGGCAAACCTGTGAGTCATAATCCAGCTATTGCCAAAGCCCTGATTCAGCAAAACTTTGATCCACAACATTCAGAGCCAACCGATACCATTCGGATTCTGATTACTACCGATGTTCTGGCAGAGGGGATTAACTTACACCGCGCCAATGTGGTCGTTAACTACGACCTGCCTTGGAACCCGACACGGGTGTTGCAGCGGGTGGGACGGGTGAATCGAGTGGGTACGGTGCATGAACAGGTCTATATTTTTAACTGCTTCCCCACGGCGCAGTCGGAAGCGCAACTGGGGTTAGAAGAGAATATTATTGCTAAGATTCAAGCGTTTCACGACACCTTGGGAGAAGATGCCAAGTATCTGAGTGATGAGGAAGAGGTGACGACCCATGAGTTATTTGGCGATCGCCTCTATCGCACCTTGAATCAGCGAGAGAGCTACGATCGCGAGGAAGGCGACGAACGATCCGAACTAGAGTATTTGCAACTGTTACGCCAAATCCGCGATCGCCAACCGGATCTGTTTGACAAAATCAAAAATCTACCCCGCAAAGCTCGTACTGCCCAACGTGTAACCCTCACCCCCAACCCCTCTCCCCAGGGAGAAGGGGGTCGGGGGGATGAGGGTCAACTTCTCACCTTCTTTCGACAAGGAGCTTTGAAGAAATTTTTCCTGTCGGATGGAACAGCCGCTCAAGAGTTAGACTTCTTTCAAGCCGTTGATTGGTTGAAGTGCGAACCCGACACGCCGAAGCACCCTATTCCCAAGAGCTACTACGATCTGCTGCAACAGAATAAAGATGCCTTTGCGTCTCTGGATGACACCGCAGACATTGCACCTGCAAGCAGTCGGGGTGGCAGTAGCGCTGACAAATTTGTGATTCAGTGTTTGAAAGCCAAAGAAATTCGCACTTTTAAGGGATTTACCGACGCAGATGAGGAGTTTCTAAAAGCGGTGCGTCTTGCCTTTGAGGAAGGTAGAATTCCGAAGCAAACGGCTAAAAAAGTGCAAGAGGCTCTAAAACCGATCGCAGGAAATCCTCTAAAGCTCCTAAGTGCGCTGAAGAAGACGGTGCCGATGAATTTATTGGTAGAACCAGAACCGCAAATGGTGCATCAGTGGGGCAGCAGTCGAGAGGTAGTGCTGTCGGGATATTTTTATTGCCCACCCTGCGGGAAGAGCATCGCTCTACATCCCCCAGCCCCTTCTCCCCAGGGAGAAGGGGAGCTTGAAAAACCTTTTCCCCAGGGAGAAGGGGAGCTTGAAAAGCCCTCTCCCTAG